One genomic segment of Legionellales bacterium includes these proteins:
- a CDS encoding peroxiredoxin C, which translates to MSVLVGRKAPDFTAPAVLGDGKIVDAYHFAEATKNKYAVVFFYPLDFTFVCPSELIALDHRIEDFKQRNVEVVGVSIDSHFTHNAWRNTPIQQGGIGPVKYTLVADIHHGIARAYGVEHPEAGVALRGAFIIDRQGMVRSQIVNDLPLGREMGEILRVVDALQFHEEHGEVCPANWQKGQAGMKANPQGVAEYLASNAEKL; encoded by the coding sequence ATGAGCGTATTAGTTGGTCGTAAAGCCCCGGATTTCACTGCCCCAGCCGTGTTAGGCGATGGCAAAATTGTCGATGCTTATCATTTTGCAGAAGCTACCAAAAATAAATATGCGGTAGTGTTTTTCTATCCGTTAGATTTTACTTTTGTGTGTCCTTCAGAATTAATTGCATTGGATCATCGTATCGAAGATTTTAAACAACGTAATGTGGAAGTCGTGGGTGTTTCAATCGATTCTCATTTTACTCATAATGCTTGGCGCAACACCCCCATTCAACAAGGTGGCATTGGCCCCGTAAAATACACATTGGTCGCCGATATTCATCATGGTATTGCCCGCGCTTATGGTGTTGAACATCCCGAAGCGGGAGTGGCATTGCGTGGTGCGTTTATTATCGATCGTCAAGGTATGGTGCGTTCACAAATCGTCAACGATTTACCACTAGGACGTGAAATGGGTGAGATCTTACGCGTCGTGGATGCGTTACAATTCCATGAAGAACATGGGGAAGTGTGTCCTGCTAATTGGCAAAAAGGTCAAGCGGGCATGAAAGCTAATCCACAAGGTGTTGCGGAATATTTAGCGTCCAATGCCGAAAAATTATAA
- a CDS encoding (2Fe-2S)-binding protein, with amino-acid sequence MYICLCRNVTEKHIEQAVRNGVCSLREVCKQLGVAQQCGKCGQHARAAFQQACANRTSASPSRISS; translated from the coding sequence ATGTACATTTGCCTATGCCGCAACGTTACCGAAAAACACATTGAACAAGCCGTGCGAAATGGTGTGTGCTCGCTGCGCGAGGTGTGTAAGCAATTAGGTGTAGCACAACAATGCGGAAAATGCGGGCAACATGCGCGTGCGGCTTTTCAACAGGCTTGTGCGAATCGAACCTCTGCCTCGCCTTCGCGCATAAGTTCTTAG
- a CDS encoding LbtU family siderophore porin produces MRIIFSLSLGAMTFFYLPVMAGNQRANLDYLHQQLAPTSSIANDYYLAKYLKFSGNLNIDLGLANTLKMDPWTGKNDPAGIFFPINSTPSGAKNKINLANSWFDVDVFPSHWLMGHVEIAGNNSNYTANSLASANHTWDINFLRLNEAYATVGDLRWSPFYVTVGRKYINFGHYEDPHTVLNSLTQDLTEINATEIEAGYLQPQGFYLDGYAFRGLLKRSNGATSKNVGVDAGYEWQDDNNHNGYNLGISWIYNMADVLAVYPIVVFNHSTVVANTVTNALRTFNSTVDGVAVGLNGQWQDYDAKIEWVSALCPFSVNDVTFQGHGAKPSAGLLSVGYQFQAMQLSQHVGIGYQLSRQASSLGLPRQRYLMDWKIQVLPQADLIMTYARDKNYSLGDGGTSKSSQAFITRLSIHF; encoded by the coding sequence ATGCGAATTATTTTTTCATTGAGTTTAGGGGCAATGACATTTTTTTATTTACCCGTCATGGCGGGAAATCAACGTGCCAATTTAGACTATTTACATCAGCAATTAGCACCCACTTCTTCTATAGCGAATGATTATTATCTAGCAAAATATTTAAAATTTTCCGGCAATTTAAATATCGATTTAGGATTAGCGAATACACTTAAAATGGATCCTTGGACAGGAAAAAATGATCCTGCGGGAATATTTTTCCCTATCAACTCCACACCGTCTGGCGCTAAAAATAAAATTAATTTGGCTAATTCGTGGTTTGATGTCGATGTATTTCCTAGCCATTGGTTAATGGGGCATGTAGAAATTGCTGGAAATAATTCAAACTACACAGCGAATTCTCTGGCGAGCGCTAATCATACGTGGGATATTAACTTTTTGCGCTTAAATGAAGCTTATGCCACCGTAGGCGATTTGCGCTGGTCGCCTTTTTATGTCACCGTAGGACGTAAATATATTAATTTTGGACATTATGAAGATCCTCATACGGTGTTGAATAGTTTAACCCAAGATTTAACTGAAATTAATGCGACTGAAATTGAAGCAGGATATTTACAACCCCAAGGATTTTATTTGGATGGCTATGCATTTCGTGGATTATTAAAACGTTCGAATGGCGCAACCTCTAAAAATGTCGGAGTCGATGCCGGTTATGAATGGCAAGATGATAATAATCACAATGGTTATAATCTTGGGATCAGTTGGATTTATAATATGGCGGATGTGTTAGCGGTTTATCCGATTGTCGTATTTAATCATAGCACGGTAGTCGCCAATACTGTCACCAATGCCTTGCGAACCTTTAATAGTACGGTGGATGGAGTGGCCGTAGGATTAAACGGTCAATGGCAAGATTACGATGCTAAAATTGAATGGGTGAGCGCGCTTTGTCCTTTTTCAGTGAATGATGTCACATTTCAGGGGCACGGTGCAAAACCGAGTGCGGGATTATTAAGCGTGGGTTATCAATTTCAAGCCATGCAATTATCGCAACATGTGGGAATTGGCTATCAACTATCCCGTCAAGCCTCAAGTTTAGGATTGCCACGACAACGTTATTTAATGGATTGGAAAATTCAAGTATTACCCCAGGCGGATCTCATTATGACCTACGCGCGAGATAAAAATTATTCGCTCGGCGATGGTGGGACGAGTAAGTCGTCACAGGCATTCATTACGCGCTTGAGTATTCATTTCTAA
- a CDS encoding methyltransferase domain-containing protein has protein sequence MNKLKHFFSRYFHQNAVPQAAFLVEEIGRRLSERIGILQFTPRRILDLTVNSPTLTQTLITHYPSATLYGLTSSPKHSLIRLQASPRQLPFASQSIDLILANLLLFSAEHLAAMMIEWRRLLTSNGVILFATYGIDSLKEFRQVANADQTITFSQNLLDMHDIGDAMLQAGFNDPVMDMEMITLQYPDKNQLCEEISRLNLRGFNPSPECFLEYPTLGENNHLFPASFEIIYGHAWGLKQRRQNGETRIPVDNLLTNFRRQ, from the coding sequence ATGAATAAACTTAAGCACTTTTTTTCTCGCTATTTTCACCAAAACGCGGTGCCTCAAGCCGCGTTTTTAGTTGAAGAAATTGGTCGTCGCTTGAGTGAACGCATCGGAATATTACAATTTACTCCACGACGAATTCTCGATTTAACCGTGAATAGTCCCACGCTCACCCAAACCTTAATCACGCATTACCCCTCGGCTACACTCTATGGACTCACGTCTAGTCCAAAACACTCGCTCATTCGTTTGCAAGCATCTCCACGGCAGTTACCGTTTGCCAGTCAGTCAATTGATTTAATCTTGGCGAATTTATTATTATTTTCCGCTGAGCATTTAGCGGCAATGATGATCGAATGGCGACGCCTATTAACGTCCAATGGGGTGATATTATTTGCAACCTATGGAATTGATTCACTAAAAGAATTTCGCCAAGTGGCTAACGCGGATCAGACTATAACTTTTTCGCAGAATTTATTAGACATGCATGATATTGGCGATGCGATGTTACAAGCAGGATTTAACGATCCAGTGATGGATATGGAAATGATCACTTTACAGTATCCCGATAAAAATCAATTATGCGAAGAAATCAGCCGACTTAATCTTCGTGGCTTTAACCCCTCACCTGAATGTTTTCTGGAGTATCCAACTTTAGGAGAAAATAATCATTTATTTCCCGCTAGTTTTGAAATTATTTATGGCCATGCTTGGGGACTCAAACAACGTCGACAAAATGGCGAGACGCGAATTCCTGTAGATAATTTATTGACAAATTTTCGGCGTCAGTAA